The Oryctolagus cuniculus chromosome 5, mOryCun1.1, whole genome shotgun sequence genome includes a region encoding these proteins:
- the OR10C1 gene encoding olfactory receptor 10C1: MSTNVSAVSEFILVGFSQLAGLQGLLFSLFLTVYLLTVAGNLLIVALVSADAALQSPMYFFLRILSALEISYTSVTVPLLLHHLLTGRRHIPRSGCALQMFFFLFFGATECCLLAAMAYDRYAAICEPLRYPLLLNRRVCLQLAGSAWACGAMVGLGHTSFIFSLPFCGPNAIPHFFCEIQPVLQLVCGDTSLNELQIILAAALIILCPFGLILSSYGRILAAILRIPSAAGRRKAFSTCSSHLIVVSLFYGTAIFIYIRPKASYDPATDPLLSLFYAVVTPILNPIIYSLRNTDVKAALKRIIQNMGSAEIRQRGVSGDCC; the protein is encoded by the coding sequence ATGAGTACCAACGTCTCCGCGGTGAGCGAGTTCATTCTCGTGGGCTTCTCCCAGCTGGCAGGCTTGCAGGGCCTGCTCTTCTCGCTCTTCCTCACTGTCTACCTGCTCACCGTGGCGGGCAACCTCCTCATCGTGGCGCTGGTCTCGGCCGACGCCGCCCTGCAgtcccccatgtacttcttcctgcGCATCCTCTCCGCCCTGGAGATCAGCTACACCTCGGTCACGGTGCCCCTGCTACTTCACCACCTCCTCACCGGCCGGCGCCACATCCCCCGCTCTGGCTGCGCTCTCCAGatgttcttcttcctcttctttggtGCCACCGAGTGCTGCCTCCTGGCGGccatggcctatgaccgctatgCAGCCATCTGCGAACCGCTTCGCTACCCACTGCTGCTGAACCGCCGCGTGTGTCTGCAGCTTGCGGGGTCAGCGTGGGCCTGCGGAGCGatggtggggctgggccacacatcCTTCATCTTCTCCTTGCCCTTCTGCGGCCCCAATGCCATCCCTCATTTCTTCTGTGAGATCCAGCCCGTCCTGCAGCTGGTGTGTGGAGACACGTCGCTCAATGAATTGCAGATTATCCTGGCGGCTGCCCTCATCATCCTCTGCCCCTTTGGGCTCATCCTGAGCTCTTATGGGCGTATCCTGGCTGCTATTCTCCGGATCCCATCTGCTGCCGGCCGACGCAAGGCCttctccacctgctcctcccacctgaTCGTAGTCTCCCTCTTCTATGGCACAGCCATCTTTATCTATATTCGCCCCAAGGCCAGCTATGATCCAGCCACTGATCCTCTGCTGTCCCTCTTCTATGCCGTGGTCACGCCCATCCTCAATCCTATCATCTATAGCCTGAGAAACACTGATGTCAAAGCTGCCCTAAAGAGAATCATCCAGAATATGGGGTCTGCAGAGATTCGACAAAGGGGAGTTAGTGGTGACTGCTGCTGA